In Terriglobales bacterium, a single genomic region encodes these proteins:
- a CDS encoding ArsI/CadI family heavy metal resistance metalloenzyme codes for MNPKLHISLDVKNVEESVRFYSALFAAPPTKLKPGYAKFDLDQPAINLTMQQATHCCLQGLSHMGLRVDATEEVLAVKQRLNAAGIQTLDEMNTTCCYAVQDKIWLTDPTGYRWEVYVFKGDTETAMDRPQGAVGDLLKSMCDCVTK; via the coding sequence ATGAACCCCAAGCTGCACATTTCGCTGGATGTAAAGAACGTCGAGGAGTCGGTGCGCTTCTATTCCGCGCTCTTTGCCGCCCCGCCCACCAAGCTCAAACCGGGCTACGCCAAGTTCGACCTCGACCAGCCCGCCATCAACCTGACCATGCAGCAAGCCACGCACTGCTGCCTGCAGGGCCTCAGCCACATGGGGCTGCGTGTGGACGCGACCGAGGAAGTCCTGGCCGTCAAGCAGCGTCTGAACGCCGCCGGCATCCAGACTCTGGATGAGATGAACACCACCTGCTGCTACGCCGTCCAGGACAAGATTTGGCTCACCGACCCCACCGGCTACCGCTGGGAGGTCTACGTCTTCAAGGGGGACACGGAGACGGCGATGGACCGGCCGCAGGGCGCGGTCGGCGACCTCCTGAAATCCATGTGCGATTGCGTCACCAAATAA
- a CDS encoding metalloregulator ArsR/SmtB family transcription factor, translating to MKRDAHTLDRFLHALADPTRRAILRLLKEKGCCSIGKTVGLCACDIEARVKRSQPTVSHHMAILTQAGLVTAEKYGTWMWYRRNEKALKAMVEALDTEV from the coding sequence ATGAAACGCGATGCCCACACTCTCGACCGTTTCCTGCACGCGCTGGCCGATCCCACCCGCCGCGCCATCCTCCGTTTGCTCAAGGAGAAGGGCTGCTGCTCCATCGGCAAGACGGTGGGCCTGTGCGCTTGCGACATCGAGGCACGGGTCAAGCGCTCACAACCTACGGTCTCCCACCACATGGCCATCCTCACCCAGGCCGGCCTGGTGACCGCCGAGAAGTATGGCACCTGGATGTGGTATCGCCGCAACGAAAAGGCGCTCAAGGCGATGGTAGAGGCCCTGGACACGGAGGTCTGA
- a CDS encoding SPOR domain-containing protein, with protein sequence MDEDQELETTAGTGRLLFMFLGMVMLCAVFFGLGYSLGKNSVPAATQAGETNQTASGGVPKPSPLNPGDSGSTSQPASSGQLTFYDSVGQKDAQPGLAAKTAAPPQAKPQAAAPATTEEAKLAAAVGMTPAGMTPANGYTVQIAAVSRQGDADALVKALRKKQYPVFVASNAPDKLFHVQVGPFADPKEAEAMKARLVADGYKPIVKK encoded by the coding sequence ATGGACGAGGATCAGGAGCTAGAGACTACGGCTGGCACCGGTCGCCTGCTGTTCATGTTCCTGGGGATGGTGATGCTGTGCGCGGTCTTCTTCGGCCTGGGCTACTCCCTGGGCAAGAATTCCGTCCCCGCCGCCACCCAGGCGGGGGAAACCAACCAGACTGCTAGCGGAGGCGTACCCAAGCCCTCCCCGTTGAACCCCGGCGACTCCGGTTCCACGTCTCAGCCGGCTTCCAGCGGCCAACTGACCTTCTACGATTCGGTCGGACAGAAAGACGCGCAACCCGGTCTGGCCGCAAAGACCGCCGCCCCGCCCCAGGCCAAGCCGCAAGCAGCTGCTCCCGCTACCACCGAGGAGGCCAAGCTCGCCGCCGCAGTCGGCATGACTCCAGCCGGCATGACTCCAGCCAACGGCTACACCGTGCAGATTGCCGCAGTCAGCCGCCAAGGGGATGCCGACGCGCTGGTCAAGGCTCTGCGCAAAAAGCAGTACCCGGTTTTTGTGGCCAGCAACGCGCCCGACAAGCTCTTCCACGTCCAGGTCGGCCCCTTCGCCGACCCCAAGGAAGCCGAGGCCATGAAGGCGCGCCTCGTGGCCGACGGATACAAACCCATCGTCAAGAAGTAG
- a CDS encoding slipin family protein, protein MGGIGVVAIVIIGIYIMSSIKILREYERGVIFRLGRLLAQAKGPGVILVFWPIDTIVRISLRQEAFEVPPQDVITRDNVTLKVNAVIFLRVIDPRHAVVEVTNYQYQTSQFAQTTLRSVLGEVELDELLAHREKLNARIQSILDTHTAPWGVKVVNVEVKQVDLPESMLRAMAKQAEAEREKRSKIIHAEGEYAAAQRLADAAHIIASEPVTLQLRYLQTLTEIGVEKNTTIVFPLPLDIISGLTKALERAGAKP, encoded by the coding sequence ATGGGCGGCATTGGCGTAGTAGCGATCGTCATCATCGGGATTTACATCATGAGCTCCATCAAGATCCTGCGCGAGTACGAGCGCGGCGTCATCTTCCGCCTGGGGCGCCTGCTGGCGCAGGCCAAGGGACCGGGCGTGATCCTGGTCTTCTGGCCCATTGATACCATCGTGCGGATCTCCCTGCGCCAGGAAGCCTTCGAGGTGCCGCCGCAGGACGTCATCACTCGCGATAACGTCACCCTGAAGGTGAACGCGGTCATCTTCCTGCGCGTCATCGATCCTCGCCACGCCGTGGTCGAGGTCACCAACTACCAGTACCAGACCTCTCAGTTCGCGCAGACTACGCTGCGCTCGGTGCTGGGCGAGGTGGAACTGGACGAGTTGCTGGCCCACCGCGAAAAGCTGAACGCCCGCATCCAGAGCATCCTGGACACCCACACCGCTCCCTGGGGCGTGAAGGTGGTCAACGTCGAGGTCAAGCAGGTGGACCTGCCCGAGTCCATGTTGCGCGCCATGGCCAAGCAGGCCGAGGCCGAGCGCGAGAAGCGCTCCAAGATCATCCACGCCGAGGGCGAGTACGCCGCCGCCCAGCGCCTGGCCGACGCCGCCCACATCATCGCCAGCGAGCCTGTCACCCTGCAGCTTCGCTACCTGCAGACCCTCACCGAGATCGGGGTGGAGAAGAACACCACCATCGTTTTCCCCCTGCCACTGGACATCATCAGCGGGCTCACCAAGGCGCTGGAGAGGGCGGGAGCCAAGCCGTAA
- a CDS encoding nodulation protein NfeD, which translates to MKVLGRPSRFLALIALFVCSSLASADVLKIVINDTIHPITDEFIGRAIAEAQRNHDDVLLIELRTPGGLLDSTRSIVEKILNSPVPVIIYVAPSGGRAASAGFFLLESADVAAMAPGTNTGAAHPVIFGGKDMDPIMKDKLENDAAAFMRSFVSKRGRNVEVAESAVRQSKSFTEQEALSQKLIDYVASDDQDLFKQMEGRTVTRFNGSTVTLHLVGKPVRTYEMSLKQRILAALMDPNMTFIILVIGVLALYVEFNHPGAVLPGVVGLICILLAIFALNILPTRYAALALIVAAFALFALEAKFQSHGVLGVGGVVAMVMGGLLLVDGPIPEMRVHLWTALAVSLPFGGITVFLMTLALRAYKQKAVTGEEGLVGEIGVARTPLQPEGKVFVHGELWDAVSSANVAAGDHVQVRSLDGLLLKVDPVSPPQPAHPVAS; encoded by the coding sequence ATGAAAGTCCTCGGTCGCCCCTCCCGCTTCCTGGCCCTCATCGCGCTTTTCGTTTGCTCGAGCCTGGCCTCGGCCGACGTTCTCAAGATTGTCATCAACGACACCATCCATCCCATCACCGACGAATTCATCGGGCGCGCCATCGCCGAGGCGCAGCGCAACCACGACGACGTCCTGCTCATCGAGCTGCGCACTCCCGGCGGCCTGCTGGATTCCACACGCTCCATCGTGGAGAAGATACTGAACTCGCCGGTGCCGGTGATCATCTATGTGGCGCCCAGCGGCGGCCGCGCCGCCTCCGCAGGCTTCTTCCTCCTGGAGTCGGCCGACGTCGCCGCCATGGCCCCCGGCACCAACACCGGCGCCGCTCATCCCGTTATCTTCGGCGGCAAGGACATGGATCCCATCATGAAGGACAAGCTGGAGAACGACGCCGCCGCCTTCATGCGCTCCTTCGTCTCCAAGCGCGGACGCAACGTCGAGGTGGCCGAGAGCGCCGTGCGCCAATCCAAGTCTTTCACCGAGCAGGAGGCGCTTTCCCAGAAGCTGATCGACTACGTCGCCTCCGACGACCAGGACCTGTTCAAGCAGATGGAGGGCCGGACCGTCACCCGCTTCAACGGCTCCACGGTCACCCTGCACCTGGTGGGCAAGCCCGTACGCACCTACGAGATGTCGCTCAAGCAGCGCATCCTCGCGGCCCTGATGGATCCCAACATGACCTTCATCATCCTGGTCATCGGGGTGCTCGCGCTGTATGTGGAGTTCAACCACCCGGGCGCCGTGCTGCCGGGGGTGGTGGGGCTGATCTGCATCCTGCTGGCGATTTTCGCCCTCAACATCCTGCCCACCCGCTACGCCGCGCTGGCCCTGATCGTGGCCGCCTTCGCACTCTTCGCCCTGGAGGCCAAGTTCCAAAGCCACGGCGTGCTGGGCGTCGGGGGCGTGGTGGCCATGGTCATGGGGGGCCTGCTGCTGGTGGACGGCCCCATCCCCGAAATGCGGGTGCACCTCTGGACGGCGCTGGCGGTCAGCCTGCCTTTCGGCGGGATTACCGTTTTTCTCATGACCCTGGCGCTCAGGGCCTACAAGCAGAAGGCCGTCACCGGCGAGGAAGGCCTGGTGGGCGAGATTGGCGTCGCCCGCACCCCGCTCCAGCCGGAGGGAAAGGTCTTCGTCCACGGCGAGCTCTGGGACGCCGTCTCGTCGGCCAATGTCGCGGCCGGCGATCACGTGCAGGTGCGCTCCCTGGACGGCCTGCTGCTCAAGGTGGACCCGGTGTCCCCTCCGCAGCCGGCGCACCCAGTCGCTTCCTGA
- a CDS encoding tetratricopeptide repeat protein yields the protein MLFVVLAGSSLAGAQAQPAASHTMLIVPFENASSSPGLEWVGETFPEILGQRMASPQLYLVGRQDRSYAFDRLGIPQNLRPSRATLYRVGEEMDVDYIVMGRYSFDGRTFTVSARLLEMSKLHLLPEVTESGPLPKLLDLESALAWDLLRQLTPDMMTSRNQFVAAAPSVRLDAFENYIRGLLATVRQEKIRYFRAALRVSPSYAAALLELGKTYYAGRDYKEAAAWLARVSKTDPLVREANFYLGLALFYAGDFDHAESAFSFVASRLPLIEVYNNLGVVSARRSRKNAVEYFQKAADADPTDPDYRFNLGVALSRAGDSAGATRELREALRLHPSDSEAKTLLATLSGSPTPAPARASGESRLPLERIKSNYDETAFRQLALEIQSQNELRFAGSDPVRHADFHTLRGGELMEQGLLLEAEHEFREAIVLDPTNAAAHAGLARYLEATREYAAARAEARTALRLHPSLEAFLVLARLDLRDNNAQAAQESVNRALALDPANAEAQELRRAVAAKLAEKAQPLPPQ from the coding sequence TTGCTCTTCGTCGTACTCGCCGGATCGTCCCTGGCCGGCGCGCAGGCACAGCCCGCCGCCTCCCACACCATGCTCATCGTGCCCTTCGAGAACGCTTCGAGCTCTCCTGGCCTGGAGTGGGTGGGAGAAACCTTTCCTGAGATCCTGGGCCAGCGCATGGCCTCGCCCCAGCTCTACCTGGTGGGCCGTCAGGACCGCAGCTACGCCTTCGACCGCCTCGGCATCCCACAGAACCTCCGCCCTTCGCGCGCCACCCTCTACCGGGTGGGCGAGGAGATGGACGTGGACTACATCGTGATGGGCCGCTACAGCTTCGACGGCCGCACCTTCACCGTCTCCGCCCGCCTGCTGGAGATGAGCAAGCTGCACCTGCTGCCCGAGGTCACGGAATCCGGCCCGCTCCCCAAGCTGCTCGATCTCGAAAGCGCGCTGGCCTGGGACCTGCTGCGCCAGCTCACGCCCGACATGATGACATCGCGCAATCAGTTCGTGGCGGCTGCGCCTTCGGTCCGCCTGGACGCCTTTGAGAACTACATCCGTGGCCTGCTGGCCACCGTGCGCCAGGAAAAGATCCGCTACTTCCGCGCCGCTCTGCGCGTGTCGCCTTCCTACGCCGCCGCCCTGCTGGAACTGGGCAAGACCTACTACGCTGGACGCGACTACAAGGAGGCGGCGGCCTGGCTGGCGCGCGTCTCCAAGACCGACCCCCTGGTCCGCGAGGCCAACTTCTATCTCGGGCTCGCGCTCTTCTACGCCGGGGACTTCGACCACGCCGAGAGCGCCTTCAGCTTCGTGGCCTCCCGCCTGCCGCTGATCGAGGTCTATAACAACCTGGGCGTGGTGAGCGCGCGGCGCAGCCGGAAGAATGCCGTCGAATACTTTCAGAAGGCGGCCGACGCCGATCCCACCGACCCAGACTACCGCTTCAACCTGGGCGTCGCCCTCTCCCGCGCGGGCGACTCCGCCGGCGCCACCCGCGAGCTGCGCGAGGCTCTGCGCCTGCACCCTTCGGACAGCGAGGCCAAGACGCTGCTGGCCACTCTGTCCGGCTCCCCGACGCCCGCGCCGGCGCGCGCCTCAGGGGAATCGCGCCTGCCGCTCGAGCGCATCAAGTCCAACTATGACGAGACCGCCTTCCGCCAGCTGGCGCTTGAGATCCAGAGTCAGAACGAGCTGCGCTTCGCCGGCAGCGACCCTGTCCGGCACGCCGACTTCCACACCCTACGCGGCGGCGAGCTCATGGAGCAGGGTCTCTTGCTCGAGGCCGAGCATGAGTTCCGCGAAGCCATCGTGCTCGATCCCACCAACGCAGCCGCGCATGCCGGCCTCGCCCGCTATCTGGAGGCCACCCGCGAATATGCCGCCGCCCGCGCCGAGGCCCGCACCGCCCTCCGCCTGCATCCTTCGCTGGAGGCGTTTCTGGTGCTCGCGCGCCTCGATTTGAGAGACAATAATGCCCAGGCCGCGCAAGAGAGCGTGAACCGAGCGCTGGCGCTCGATCCCGCGAACGCTGAGGCTCAAGAGCTCCGGCGCGCCGTCGCAGCCAAGCTGGCGGAGAAAGCGCAGCCGCTGCCCCCGCAATGA